The following DNA comes from Hippoglossus hippoglossus isolate fHipHip1 chromosome 12, fHipHip1.pri, whole genome shotgun sequence.
CCTCTCCGGTGGTGCCGCAAAGTGCGACCAGAGGGTTAGGGTCCACATTGAGCTCAAGGATTAGGGACAGAGTTTGAAAAATATCCCTCCAATATTTTCCTAGACTAGGACAAGTCCAGAACATGTTTATAAGGGAGGcctcaccttttttttttacatctttcacAGTAGGGGTTCACATCAGGGTAGAAACGAGACAATTTGGCTTTGCACCACCTTAAACTGTAGTAGATAGTGGCGGGCACAGAGGGATGTTGAATTAACCAGTTTGATGATTGTGTCCCATACGTCTTTTGATATTGAGGAATTAAGGTCCTGCTCCCAGGCGGTTTCAATTTTGTTTAGAAGAGCACAGAAATTCCTAAATGTGTCATTAATTTCAGTGTGGTCAGAGGAGATTCTTCCATCCTCCAATAACAAAACGACCATTTATATCCGATATCACACTGTGATGTTCAAAGGGAACATTTTGGTTTATGAGGATTGAGACCCCCCTAGCCTTGGCCTGAAAGGTGGAGTGAAAGTGCTGCCGCGCCCAGTGCAACATGAGACGGGAGTTGTCCGAGGCACGAATAGGAGTTCCTTGTAAAAAGGCAATTGAAACTTTGAATTGCTTGATGTGCGATAGCACTTTCCTTCTCTTAATGGGGTGGTTTAAACCCTTGGTGTTCCAGCTTAAAAAATTTAGGAGGCTAACCATTCTCCTTAAATGAAAATTTAGAATGGACAAAATCAATAACAAAACTCCAGGCATAAGTCATAGAATGAAAACATAAGGCAAGTATTAAATCAGGAGCAAACCATAGAAGACCAAGGCTTGTAAAGACCCCCAGGACGGTGCAACCCTGAGAACTCTGAGTCTAAGGTGACTTATGAGATTGGTAGAGTTaaaatttgcaaatgtttttatcCCTTTGCAAATTTGTTGCAAATTTCTGTCCTACAGTCACTCtcagaaagtgtgaaaaacTCCTACAACCGCAACGCAGTTTTTTGTGTTCTGACACGTCATGCTGGTATGGACAGGCACGGATGAATTGTCTTTATCGGACGTTTAAAATCGGCTATAATTTCCGattcagataaataaataataatataaaattcccaTTATCGGGCCAATAATATATCGGGCTGATATATATCGTGCATCCCTAgtaagtacacaaacacaataagtGTGAACATACTTGGGCATAGGAGCTGCTGGGACTGGggctgagctggaggaggaattCACATTCTGGATATTGTTGGTGGTTGGTGTATGCGTTGAATCCTGGGTCCGAGGTACGTTCCCCATGCGATACCAGATTCCCATGTTGTTGAGCTCTCTGTCAAACAAGTAAATTCGCATTATTAAGCAGGAAGAACTGAAAATAACATCATAAAATAGAAGAAATCACTGGTAGAACCACACTCAATGTGGGCAGCCATCTTCCTCGACAGATTGGGTGTGATGAGAACAATAGGCCCAGTTGAATCTTCCTCTAAGTCTTTTGTAGGGATGTCACGATACCAAAAATTTACaatatacaaaaaacaacagtggctaTCAccataaataataagaaaagacTATTAAAATTATAAACAGTGGAATGAAGAGAATTATGAGATTTCAGTTATCAGGTATAGCTTAATGTAAGAGCAAACGGCAGAGGCTGCACACTCAatgtactaacacacacacttatacacttCAGTGCtggtcagcgtgtgtgtgtgtgtgtgtgtgtgtgtgtgtgtgtgtgtgtgtgtgtgtgtgtgtgtgtgtgtgtgtgtgtgtgtgtgtgtgtgtgtgtgtgtgtgtgtgtgtgtgtgtgtgttttatttttattaggaGTTTGTGAGAGACgtatttaaacaaacacaatgcaaACAGACAAATCCAGTCACGGGTGTAGGGCGTGCTGAGCTCCAAAAAACAGGGATGGTAAacagttttctaactttactctgcaccatagactgtttttataaaaactctgtacacaacgtccagcacacaaacaataaaaagtgccAGTATATTGTACAGCTGTTtgaagaggactcactaatcaccaggaataattctgaagtagactccagagcattaacacaggccaaacaaacagcccattccgaACAGGCAGGTTCATTAACGGGCACTGCATTaggacaaattaaattgaatagaGTCCAGTGTTGTTGCTGCAAAATGAGTATGTTTGACCGCTCACAATTGTGTTGAGTGCATTTATTtcctcataaaacatttgcaaagcaTAGGTGCAGCCTATTGGCAGCAATTTCATAGCGCTATCAGAGATCTAAAACTCCACAGGGAGATGTACATCTACTGACTCTGTTGCCTGTGTCTGGACTGAACACAACATATTCTGTAATATCAAAGATACTCCAGCTTCTTCACGCCCTATTTGAAACATGCCTCAGTTACTGGACACCTGAAAAATAACTCTTACAAGTCTTGTGCTTTAACTTAGTGATCCATGTGATTAGTTGTCTCGAGAAAGCTATAAATACATGATCAATTATTTGccacatctatatatatatataaccaaaattaaaatgtaatccCAAGCTACTCACCCTATAAAGGTATACTGAGGGGGGGCCTGTTTGGAGCGTCCCAGGATTCGGATGTCACAAATGGCTGCCTCTGTGGAGTCCCGCGGAATAAACTTGATGCAGAGACGCCTCTTCCTGAAAGCCTGTTCCTCTAAGGGACATACGAAAGACAGGAAGACTGAGTGTCACTTTACCCAGCTCATTTGCTACACACGATTGgagtgcctgttctaaacatgtctgtttggaatgggcagtttgcttggcctgtggtattactggttgcagctttcttcagtcatttttagacatgaaaatgtccacaacaacacagaaacccCCAAAGCATTAAGGTGAGGAGGTGTGctgcatgcaggaggcaggatgtacTGTAttcaaaagctctcaaatctcgtcGTCTTTCTAATAGAGGTGTGGAAATGTATCGGTTTTTCGATGCATACTGATGCGGACATAGACGACTCTGCATCGACTGAGTGACCGAACATAATCGATTCAAGTTGTCTGCAATGTTTGTCGTTTTAGCAATGTCCCACAgctgcataattataaccaccgctgcttcaggatcaggacagaccCACATTAAAAGTCTGTTGGTGTTTTTTCGTGTCAAAGTCTCTTGtctgagtgtcctccctccactctgaCCAGCGCTCACTTTatactttaacaataaacacctaCACTAATCCCAAGTTAATAGGACCTGGGGCCTCacttataaaacagtgcgtaggattcatactaaaaatGTATGTGCGCACAAAAGCCGAAATGGCATTcgcaaaaaaatgtatctgatttATCTgatttgtttattcaaagttcgaTGAAGCTCGACTCAGATCCCAGAACACCAAACAGAGAATCAGTTGTGGTTGCTGCTGTTGTCAATGCGCCTGTTGTCGTGAATGCACTGTTGTCGTGATAGACAAAGTCACTTATGTTGATCAGTCCCATCTGCCACTGCTAATGAGTCGCAGCAGCCACTGCTACAAAGCATTGAATACGTGTGcattaaaattgtattaatattgagcGTTTTGTGTCCAAATCAAacgtacatacatacatacatacatacatgtgcCTACaaagatttctggaattattaaacagaataaagtaagtcattaatattattttcagaCATATTCTACAACACAGTCATGCTATCAGTGCTTTTATCATGACTTGATAACTTACGAGTGTCAACTGTCTCCTGGATCGGGATGAAACCCACAGGCAGAGTGTCCTTTATATCTATAAGCTTCATGTCCACAAGAACGTTGCCTAAATGGCTCTGTAGAGGATATCGGGAAGAGGGGGGCATTTGATTAAGAGAGATTATCAGGGGGAAAAGGCCCAAGTTGtacaaagaaaataagaaattgGAATAGAATAGTGAGTGAATTCAAATTCTCCACCAAATGGTTAATTCAAATGttatataaatgttcaaataGTATCACACGCATGGCTGGTGGGTGATGTGAGTTTACTTACATTTTCTTTAGAGAAGACCCTGGTAAAACAGAGGTAGCGGGTCACCTTGGATTTAAACAGGCCATCTTTCCATAGGTCAGCATCCAGGCCATCTGTTGTTGTTGAGACCTGTGAACAGTCAGGGGACAAGATGACATCGTTACATACAACATTACATCATTACATCATTAAAGTATCTCTCTCAGAGTTTTTTCCATCAACTAGAAAAATAACATCTTCAATAGACTAAAATCTTGAGAAATGTCACTGATACTTAAAAGGTAGTTTTTAATTAAGCTTAGTTTAAACCATGACAATTTTCCAATAATGGTGTTTCAACTCCTTACCTTTGGGCTGGTTTTGTCACATCTACAGGAGATTTTTATCCTGAGACATTTTTATTCTCACAACttaattcagtgtttcccattattATCTAAACTCTTGCTGGccagcatttttattttgtcctgcGTTGTGTGATAATCTGCGGTAGGGCTGCAGTAATCGATAATTATcgatataacttttcctcaATAGAAATGTAAGACGTGTCGATATATAAAGTCGATAGAACTCAtttcatccatgttttgacggacaacacgaacagccaatgataataaGCATAGTGCTGCACTGAACgaatcatgtggctggaatagagttacaccCACATCAAGTTAGGTTGatgcacacagcacagagcgAGGAAGAGCAGCACACGTGTTAATGTTTGGGCTCTGTTGAGTAaagtaaaatctgttttgttcatatgaaaaaatgtttgtatataAGAAGAACattgtacataaacacaaaggTGCAAAAAATTAattttgtggttgtttgatttATATTGCGATatatatcgactgatatgaaataaataaggTGATACGATTTATTTCCATATCGCCCAGctctaatctgtgtgtgtgtgtgtgtgtgtgtgtgtgtgtgtgtgtgtgtgtgtgtgtgtgtgtgtgtgtgtgtgtgtgtgtgtgttagggctGTGACGGTGACCGCATTACCGCAATACAGTGGTCATGTGATGCCTACCGCTGCACCGCGCTCATTAAAGTCATCACCGCATGTCGTACTGAGCCATCAGACGGGGGATAATGTGTATCAACCCAATTGTACCAAGTGTACCAaggggcagacacccagggagccatgcattACACCACGGCACTATGTCGCTTAATTACCGCGATGAGAAAAAACCTATACGGTCACAACCCTAGTGTATGTCTGCTtgtcgtaatggtggatccagtatggcagattctgtatcgtgctggctgatcttgataataatggcggatcctatatcgtgttggcatctgataaatggtggtggaccacgatggaggtggcagctgatgttggatcctaatggcggaagtggacaatgactgtggactataatGGCatctgatcttgatggtggatcatgatcttgctggctgctgaccatagactatgattgcagcaggactgcttgatatatagtatttctcctcagatactcgaccattactgacaataatccatcaattcattgaccttcagttatgctacaaagtgtttattctaatcaatgctgctaaaacccttatcttgatgatgttctcctttacacgtgacatctattgcacttctgtccgtcctgggagagggatccctcacatgtggctctctctgaggtttctacgttctttttaccctgttaaaaggtttttagtagtttttccttcctcttgttgagggttaagggcagaggatgtcacaccttgttaaagccctatgaggcaaattgtgatttctGAATATGGGCcctacaaataaaatttgattgattgattgattgatgattgtctctgtttgtcttcacacacaaactgtcaattacattttatactAAGGGCCCAGATGaaaaaagtctgcagaaactccagaggctctcactcctacatttgcattcacacatacagacccTGCAGAGAAAGTCAAGAGGATCTCCGGAGATCATTGCATGTCCTAAAGCTTTTAAGTGCATCAAAATGTGCAAGTGGGCATTATCATAGAATCAAGAATTATTTTGCATGGTTATTTGGTATTTAGGTGTCCAACTGTGCTGAGTTGCATTCCGTGACTTACCACATCATATCCAGTGGGTGCCCTGTTCCTGGAGGCCACTACGCCGACCCCTGTAATTGGATCCATTGGCATCTCTGGCAAAGCTTCAGAAAGATCCCGAACCTCAGGCATCTTTGTAGATTTCTGCATCAAAAGGTGTCAGAGGAAATAGCACGGTTTCACTGGTTTTACATTATGGATACTatagaaggaaaaagacacacaacacgcAAAATATAGCAAATATAATACCctaatgaacaaaaataaaataattaaaacaagtgTCAAGAAAAccagaaaggaagtggcgctccaacaaCTGTGCTGAAAATCACTTAGCCTGGAAagatagtgttaaagcatataagaaggtcctccacaaagcaagagctgcctactactccacattaatagaagaaaataaaaacaacagcactcTAGGCAAGCTAATAGAGATTtacacctccaccgaacccagtattcctcgatccctgaatagcaatatcttcatgaacttctttaatgataaaattctaactattagaaataaaatcaaccatctcctgccctcagttgacactaatacaccatcaagaacagaaatctcagaattAGCTGAAaatcctaccaattatttagacagcttctctctgatcacccttgatcagctgactaAAGTAATCTAATCTTCTaaaacccacaacttgtatcttagatcccattcctacaacGTTGCTTCTATTAAATTCTACCCGTCCTTAAAAGTTATTCACTGAatacaatcaatctgtcattatcatcaggatatgtaccacagtcctttaaactagctgtaatcaaaccccttctcaaaaaacccaccctggacccggaggttttagccaactacagaccgatatccaacctccccttcatgtctaaaatccttgaaaaggttgtagccaatcagctgtgtgagtttctccaggaaagtaatgtatatgaagacttggcaaaagtcactaatgaccatcaaattttattacagagactagaacagttaattggcattaaaggaaccgccctaaactggtttaaatcctatttttctgatcgattccaatttgttcaaattaataATGAGTCGTCTatgcgcaccaaagttaaccacggtgttccacagggctctgtgctcagCCCATTTTTATTCTCAatatatatgcttccactaggaaaaATCATCCGGgcacactctgtaaatttccactgctatgcggatgacacccagttatactcgtaaataaaaccagaacagtgtaatcaattaactaaattcaaagcatgtctcaaggacataaaaacctggatgacccgcaattttctctgattaaactcagataaaacagaggttctaatacttggccctaaacaccttagagatacattatctaatgatatagctgcgctagacgacattgcccttgcttccaatgaaacagtcaggaacttgggagtgatcttcgatcctgatttgtcctttaattctcacttaaaacaaatttcaagGACTGCCTTCTTTCACTTGTGAAACAgctcaaaaatcagacatgtaaAAAGAGGCAGACATGATTGTGGACTACGGTGGCATCcgatcatgatggtggatcctgattgCGGTGGCTGCTGACCTTGGgctatgattacaacaagactgcttgataatgtctactcagatactcgaccattactgacaataatccatcaattcaaataccttccattatgctacaaactgtttattctaatcaatgctgcaaatacccttatctttctgatgttctcctttacacttgacatctattgcacttctgtccgtcctgggagagggatccctcacatgtggctctctctgaggtttctatgttctggaggatgtcacaccttgttcaagcccaatgagacaaattgtgatttgggaatatgggctatacaaataaaatttgattgattgataaatttgtgtttcctgtcatcataagCAGTGTATGTGTTTGGGACTTTTATTGTGGAAGGGTCACTTATGGGAGCGACGTGTTGACTAGTTGTAAAAACATAAACGGGCATACTGTCCTGGTTCAAGCACACATGCTTCATGTCCTTATAATACTATTACCTCTCAGTAGGGCTGCACCTATCGATTGTCTTTTTATCGATTaatctaatgattattttttagAATAATCGATTAATCTAACGGAAAAATTTCAAATAATCTAACGATTAATTTTTATTACTCGattcataaaaaaatgaatttatcacaaataaaattaaaaggaaatctaataaaaaaacaaagtaaatggcccatgttgtgtaaaatacattttctgggcttttattatccgtaattacttgaagggggtcagtaggtaccctcaaagtaagaaaacagtcactccgtggactttttcactcagtccattctaagaaatatgttatcgaaacggCTCGTTTCGTACTTCttcccccgtatgagtcattcgggatcgcactcgtctctaAGCCGCAACCAGCCGGTACCAGTCgagcctccgaacccaccaccccctctccccgtcaccaccaccacccctccacatcaaacgcgacaccaagcagacatgttgctgaggtagcagcttgttagctaccacaggctaaccacaacgaacaacactgaagaaacactgcagcgtggagggatggatgcaaggaagagaatgtgtccgtgcacgtTTCTCCTAAGAACGTTAgtattgaaactccgtactgtaactcgggacgatactcctacattggccaACTGTCCTtctaaaacttgaacaaacatgaggacggtgtaatttactgttcagaaacatcctgttgtaaccgactgtgaATATTTGGCTGGTCTAATAtagctgtatccaaacataacaacgtgactttcagctgtgtttaccagagaaatcgtcaatgcgccagaatgagaccggtgataggcctggtcgcatgccactcaaagtgcagtcagccaatcagaggaggggctcaagaggcaggcgaaaacagcctgttctgtctgcagctccagagagaggcagaagagaggacatggaaatacacattgcagcagttttgactttaaaccactgatatatcatcttagggggaccaataGCTCAAATTAAGTCCtagaaaggtgtaaaatatgggccctttaaataGTAAGTCACAAACAAATGTTATTCTTTCAGAGTAATCACCTGAACAACTGAACTCAACAGTGCAGAAAATCGAGGAAAAGACCATAATGGCACACTTTACGCCATGCCACACCGTGTGACAAAAACTCACAAACTTGATAAGATGATactgaatttgaagttgatctgatgaaagatctaggaggagtttgttaaaatgcacggccaaaatggccacaaaATCCCAAATGGCTTAATTCCTGTTGCATTAATCAAATTGGTGccagagacttttttttttggtccgGTCATGATACACATTTTGCAACGCCCATTTcgaattactccagaataccTACATTTTTATTAGGCGTGCCCGCGAAGTTTAGTGAGTTTTCGAGTATGTTCAAGCCGtcaaaaatgtgattaattttcctgaataatcaaatgaaaagcAATAGGGCCTTCGcactg
Coding sequences within:
- the LOC117771935 gene encoding multivesicular body subunit 12B-like, which encodes MPEVRDLSEALPEMPMDPITGVGVVASRNRAPTGYDVVSTTTDGLDADLWKDGLFKSKVTRYLCFTRVFSKENSHLGNVLVDMKLIDIKDTLPVGFIPIQETVDTQEQAFRKRRLCIKFIPRDSTEAAICDIRILGRSKQAPPQYTFIGELNNMGIWYRMGNVPRTQDSTHTPTTNNIQNVNSSSSSAPVPAAPMPKHISMTLPASFRGKNTTRPDYEHQNSSLYAISAMDGVPFMISEKFACASSDLQQVDLMNITIKSLTEIEKEYDYSFRTEHSAAARLPPSPTRTSLSSEA